One genomic segment of Hymenobacter psoromatis includes these proteins:
- a CDS encoding TlpA family protein disulfide reductase: MQLSCRARGRTYLLANALVWLLLGGWPLAAAAQIHPARRAALLPPPPFKVPPFRAAPAERAVAGEVVVSGHLDQVTAPTISLSYAPDWRGRPTQTVTAPVSPAGNFRLALPPLPAPTEVRLGYDGEFATLYLTPGDALRLSFDPGRLDQTIAYAGQGAAANANNYLAQSYLQANQDDEARRTPDARAATLSAAELRRAADTYRQRRRAALAAYAAAHPLPAAFRRQQEQALDYEWAATLLSYYAHQPAERRQQGYATLPVGYYDFVPELRLESQDSALTTNTLQNLLLTYGFTQLNDPTGNLPTGPAAGRRLYQRATDDLGGGRVRDVAVGQYLLTKVESEHTDIRPLLADFKANNRDSTIARDLRRAVRAHLALATGQPAPDFTLPDASGRFVALSSLRGKVVYLDFWATWCAPCLAEMPASRALRQRFAGRDVVFLYVSLDSQAADWQRYLVAHPTSPAAVQLHEAGAFEGVAAKAFGVQSIPNYWLIGRDGRILASHPPLPSTGPAIEAALEQALQP, encoded by the coding sequence ATGCAGTTGAGTTGCCGCGCTCGGGGGCGCACGTATTTGCTTGCTAACGCGCTGGTCTGGCTGCTGCTGGGTGGCTGGCCGCTGGCCGCCGCCGCCCAAATTCACCCGGCCCGGCGGGCAGCCCTACTCCCCCCGCCGCCCTTCAAGGTCCCGCCTTTCCGGGCGGCTCCGGCCGAGCGGGCGGTAGCCGGCGAGGTAGTCGTGAGTGGGCACCTCGACCAGGTAACGGCTCCCACCATCAGCCTCAGCTACGCGCCCGACTGGCGCGGGCGGCCCACCCAGACCGTGACGGCCCCGGTGAGCCCGGCCGGTAATTTTCGATTGGCCCTACCCCCCCTGCCTGCCCCGACCGAAGTGCGCCTAGGCTACGACGGGGAGTTTGCGACCCTCTACCTCACGCCCGGCGACGCCTTGCGCCTGAGCTTCGACCCCGGCCGCCTCGACCAGACCATTGCCTACGCTGGCCAGGGGGCTGCCGCCAACGCTAACAACTACCTGGCCCAGAGCTATCTGCAAGCTAACCAGGACGACGAAGCCCGCCGCACCCCCGACGCCCGCGCCGCCACCCTGAGTGCCGCTGAGCTGCGCCGCGCCGCCGATACCTACCGCCAGCGCCGGCGGGCGGCCCTGGCCGCCTACGCGGCGGCCCACCCGCTGCCGGCCGCCTTCCGGCGGCAGCAGGAGCAGGCCCTCGACTACGAATGGGCCGCCACGCTGCTGAGCTACTACGCCCACCAGCCAGCCGAGCGGCGGCAGCAGGGCTACGCTACCCTGCCCGTGGGCTATTACGACTTTGTGCCCGAGCTGCGGCTTGAAAGTCAGGATTCGGCTCTCACTACCAATACCTTGCAAAACCTGCTGCTGACCTACGGCTTCACCCAGCTTAACGACCCCACCGGCAACCTGCCTACCGGCCCCGCCGCCGGCCGCCGCCTCTACCAGCGTGCCACCGACGACCTGGGCGGTGGCCGCGTGCGCGACGTGGCCGTAGGGCAATATCTGCTCACCAAAGTCGAGAGTGAGCACACCGATATTCGTCCCTTACTAGCTGATTTTAAGGCTAATAACCGCGACTCGACTATTGCCCGCGACTTGCGCCGGGCCGTGCGCGCCCACCTGGCCCTGGCCACCGGCCAGCCCGCGCCCGACTTCACCCTGCCCGATGCCAGCGGCCGGTTCGTGGCCCTGAGCAGCCTGCGCGGCAAGGTCGTGTACCTCGATTTCTGGGCCACTTGGTGCGCGCCCTGCCTGGCCGAAATGCCAGCCAGCCGGGCCCTGCGCCAACGCTTTGCGGGCCGCGACGTGGTGTTTCTCTACGTCTCGCTCGATAGCCAGGCCGCCGACTGGCAGCGCTACCTGGTGGCCCACCCCACCTCCCCGGCCGCCGTGCAGCTGCACGAGGCCGGAGCTTTTGAGGGCGTGGCGGCCAAGGCGTTTGGGGTGCAATCCATCCCCAACTACTGGCTTATCGGGCGCGATGGCCGCATCCTGGCCAGCCACCCGCCCCTGCCCTCAACCGGCCCGGCCATTGAGGCGGCGCTGGAGCAGGCCCTCCAACCTTAA
- a CDS encoding sensor histidine kinase, which produces MSNRRFMGVGILLVAALELVPRGIFSVPLGRYWLAAYGISLTFTLVLWVGNVALWRGLLRRWPQAPATARRLWWLAAGAIGYTLLVTLGLGAGLAGVEGYHLRLPDGLRETGLNLVSTLIVLLVYESRHLFQQWQENQRRAEQLARASTQAQLDALAQQLDPHFLFNSLNTLAALIEPRNEPAQHYVEGLADVYRYVLLARERPTVPLAEELAFVQTYLALQKVRFRDNVQVSYDLPTPLPARHVAPLSVQLLVENALKHNEASRARPLHLRLVAAGEALRVENTWQPRPAGLAPGTGTGLANVRRRYALLGAAQPVEVTQAGGIFAVTLPLLPA; this is translated from the coding sequence ATGAGCAACCGGCGGTTTATGGGCGTAGGTATTTTGCTGGTGGCGGCGCTGGAGCTGGTGCCGCGCGGCATCTTCAGCGTGCCGCTGGGCCGGTACTGGCTGGCGGCCTACGGCATCTCGCTGACGTTTACGCTGGTGCTGTGGGTGGGCAACGTGGCGCTGTGGCGCGGGCTGCTGCGGCGCTGGCCACAGGCCCCCGCCACAGCCCGCCGCCTGTGGTGGCTGGCGGCGGGGGCCATCGGCTACACGCTGCTCGTGACGCTGGGCCTCGGCGCGGGCCTGGCCGGGGTCGAAGGCTACCACCTGCGGCTACCCGACGGGCTGCGCGAAACGGGCCTCAACCTGGTTTCGACGCTCATTGTGCTGCTCGTGTACGAGAGCCGGCACCTATTTCAGCAGTGGCAGGAAAACCAGCGCCGGGCCGAGCAGCTGGCCCGCGCCAGCACCCAGGCCCAGCTCGATGCCCTGGCCCAGCAGCTCGACCCGCACTTTCTGTTCAACTCGCTCAATACCCTGGCCGCCCTCATCGAGCCCCGCAATGAGCCCGCCCAGCACTACGTGGAGGGCCTGGCCGACGTGTACCGCTACGTGCTGCTGGCCCGCGAGCGCCCTACCGTGCCGCTGGCCGAGGAGCTGGCCTTCGTGCAAACCTACCTGGCCCTGCAAAAAGTGCGCTTTCGGGACAACGTGCAAGTGAGCTACGACCTCCCTACCCCCCTGCCGGCCCGGCACGTGGCCCCGCTCAGCGTGCAGCTGCTGGTCGAAAACGCGCTCAAGCACAACGAAGCCTCACGGGCGCGGCCGCTGCACCTGCGCCTGGTGGCCGCGGGCGAGGCGCTGCGCGTCGAAAACACCTGGCAGCCCCGGCCCGCTGGCTTGGCCCCCGGCACTGGCACGGGCCTGGCCAACGTGCGCCGGCGCTACGCCCTGCTCGGCGCGGCGCAGCCGGTAGAAGTGACGCAGGCCGGCGGCATCTTTGCCGTGACGCTGCCCTTGCTGCCCGCTTAG
- a CDS encoding ABA4-like family protein, which yields MLTPDFLFTLANPLALLGWALLVLAPRWRFTNLLVLSGALPLLLAAAYAVLITTHYLDGHGAEGGFGSLAQVAALFRDPWALLAGWVHYLCFDLFTGAWEARDARRRGVPHGWLVPCLGLTFLFGPVGLLLYFGVRRAIEKTSLLTENQSTAL from the coding sequence ATGCTCACCCCCGACTTCCTCTTCACCCTGGCCAACCCGCTGGCCCTGCTGGGCTGGGCGCTGCTGGTATTGGCTCCGCGCTGGCGCTTCACCAACTTACTGGTGCTCAGCGGAGCCCTACCCCTGCTGCTGGCCGCGGCCTACGCCGTGCTCATCACCACGCACTACCTGGATGGGCACGGCGCGGAGGGCGGCTTCGGCTCGCTGGCGCAAGTGGCGGCGCTATTCCGAGACCCGTGGGCGCTGCTGGCGGGCTGGGTGCACTACCTGTGTTTCGACCTGTTTACCGGGGCCTGGGAGGCGCGCGATGCCCGGCGGCGCGGCGTGCCGCACGGCTGGCTGGTGCCGTGCCTGGGGCTCACCTTTCTGTTTGGCCCGGTAGGGCTGCTGCTATATTTCGGCGTGCGCCGGGCTATTGAAAAAACATCACTTTTAACTGAAAATCAATCCACTGCCTTATGA
- a CDS encoding Uma2 family endonuclease — MDVIKLKTPVLDRLTEAEFAQFCLDHRDLRIERNSSGQITIMPPVFTESGFANNELSYQLTHWNHRTRLGRVGDSSTGYTLPGGAMLSPDASWVAEKRWQALAPDDRRRFARICPDFVLELASSSDRLPDLLTKMHDWLGAGVRLAWLIVPSTETVYVFEPPHPPRLVQGFEQSLSGDPVLPGFLLELKELRSVE, encoded by the coding sequence ATGGATGTTATCAAGCTCAAAACCCCGGTGCTGGACCGCCTTACGGAGGCGGAATTTGCGCAGTTTTGCCTCGACCACCGCGACTTGCGCATCGAGCGCAACAGCAGCGGCCAAATCACGATTATGCCCCCCGTATTCACCGAGAGTGGCTTTGCCAACAACGAGCTGTCTTACCAGCTCACCCACTGGAACCACCGCACGCGCCTGGGCCGGGTGGGCGACTCGTCCACGGGCTACACGCTGCCCGGTGGGGCCATGCTCTCGCCCGATGCCTCGTGGGTAGCCGAGAAGCGGTGGCAGGCCCTGGCCCCCGACGACCGCCGCCGCTTTGCCCGCATCTGCCCCGATTTTGTGCTGGAGCTGGCCTCCAGCTCCGACCGCCTGCCCGACCTGCTCACCAAGATGCACGACTGGCTGGGGGCCGGCGTGCGCCTGGCCTGGCTCATCGTGCCCAGCACCGAAACGGTGTACGTATTCGAGCCGCCCCACCCGCCCCGCCTCGTGCAGGGCTTCGAGCAAAGCCTGAGCGGCGACCCGGTACTCCCCGGCTTTTTGCTGGAATTGAAGGAATTGCGCAGCGTGGAGTAA
- the menD gene encoding 2-succinyl-5-enolpyruvyl-6-hydroxy-3-cyclohexene-1-carboxylic-acid synthase, with amino-acid sequence MNNQAVFNIAEICARHGITDVILSPGSRSAPLTLAFARHPAYRGKLRVVPDERAAAFIGLGIAQATRRPVVLVCTSGTAGLNYAPAVAEAFFQQIPLLILTADRPPEWIDQLDGQTIRQRNLYGAHAKAAFDFPADTTHPDAKWHAERIINEAINLTQAGPAGPVQVNIPLREPFYPKVGEDIEYEQDVKIIQDSGAEVSMNTFGKELLPNNSESDALFKRILIVVGQNAQDANLADALSHFAKHSGAAIAADIISNATNTPAESCHSDVFLASQNINFLEELRPELLITVGNSLISKALKNYLRKYAPKRHWHIQPNSGPVADTFRSLAQIFRVNPSFFFQDFAAEFFQDDRIQTSAFGRSWRTANQRATNFLLNFFDNASQPFTEFSAFRLALAALLPNTALHLANSMAVRYANILGLPQGRQIEVFANRGTSGIDGCNSTAVGAALAQPERPVVLLTGDVAFFYDRNAFWHNYPTPNLRVVLFNNHGGGIFRLIDGPRDQPELDEFFETTQALTAENLCRDFQLRYFPVSSFAELDTALPVFFAAEGGAAVLEIFTDSKTNAAFFEEYRTAVKAAFS; translated from the coding sequence ATGAACAACCAGGCCGTTTTCAACATCGCCGAAATATGTGCACGGCACGGAATTACCGACGTTATTCTGTCGCCCGGCTCGCGTTCGGCCCCGCTCACGCTGGCGTTTGCGCGGCACCCAGCCTACCGCGGTAAGCTGCGCGTGGTGCCCGATGAGCGGGCCGCCGCTTTTATTGGCCTGGGCATTGCGCAGGCCACGCGGCGCCCGGTGGTGCTGGTGTGCACCAGCGGCACGGCCGGCCTCAACTACGCGCCCGCCGTGGCGGAGGCATTTTTCCAGCAAATCCCGCTGCTCATCCTCACCGCCGACCGACCGCCCGAGTGGATTGACCAGCTCGACGGCCAGACCATCCGCCAGCGCAACCTCTACGGCGCGCACGCCAAAGCCGCCTTCGATTTCCCGGCCGATACTACCCACCCCGATGCTAAGTGGCACGCCGAACGCATAATTAACGAGGCCATTAATTTAACGCAGGCCGGGCCGGCCGGGCCGGTGCAGGTGAATATTCCGCTGCGCGAGCCATTTTATCCGAAGGTGGGGGAAGATATTGAGTACGAGCAGGATGTGAAGATTATTCAGGATAGCGGGGCAGAGGTTTCCATGAATACTTTTGGGAAAGAACTGCTGCCAAATAATTCAGAATCAGACGCGTTGTTCAAGCGCATTCTGATAGTGGTAGGGCAAAATGCTCAGGACGCTAATTTAGCTGACGCACTTAGCCATTTCGCTAAGCACAGTGGCGCGGCTATCGCAGCCGATATTATTAGCAACGCGACTAATACGCCGGCGGAATCCTGTCATTCCGACGTTTTTTTAGCAAGTCAAAATATTAATTTTTTGGAAGAGCTACGGCCGGAGCTATTAATTACGGTTGGTAATTCCCTCATTTCAAAAGCTCTTAAAAATTATTTGCGCAAATACGCCCCTAAACGACACTGGCATATTCAACCAAATTCTGGTCCTGTTGCCGATACCTTCCGCTCACTCGCGCAGATTTTTCGGGTAAATCCTAGCTTTTTCTTTCAGGATTTTGCGGCTGAATTCTTTCAGGACGATAGAATTCAGACTTCAGCATTTGGCCGAAGCTGGCGTACTGCAAACCAACGCGCCACTAATTTTTTACTGAATTTTTTTGATAATGCCAGCCAACCTTTTACCGAATTTTCCGCCTTCCGATTGGCTTTAGCAGCTCTGCTTCCAAATACCGCCCTGCACCTCGCTAATAGCATGGCTGTCCGCTATGCCAATATTCTGGGCTTACCGCAAGGCCGCCAAATTGAAGTATTCGCCAATCGGGGCACCAGCGGCATTGATGGCTGCAACAGCACGGCGGTGGGCGCGGCGCTGGCGCAGCCCGAACGGCCGGTAGTTCTCCTCACCGGCGACGTGGCGTTTTTCTACGACCGCAACGCTTTTTGGCACAACTACCCTACCCCCAACCTGCGGGTCGTGCTCTTCAATAACCACGGCGGCGGCATTTTCCGGCTCATCGACGGGCCGCGCGACCAGCCGGAGTTGGACGAGTTTTTTGAAACCACGCAGGCCCTCACGGCCGAGAATTTATGCCGCGATTTCCAGCTGCGCTACTTCCCGGTGAGTTCGTTTGCTGAACTAGATACCGCGCTGCCGGTTTTCTTTGCGGCCGAAGGCGGCGCGGCGGTGCTGGAAATCTTTACGGATTCCAAAACCAATGCGGCGTTTTTCGAGGAATACCGTACCGCAGTCAAGGCTGCTTTTTCTTAA
- a CDS encoding AMP-binding protein, with translation MPSPSLPTSLLLNGREFSYASLQQSPTPPVSLNGYEAKVLELLRQWLLGAQEFGLRTSGSTGQPQLITLKRRQLAASAARTGDYFDLGPGDRALVCLNCDFIGGKMMLVRGLERNMHLTVVEPHADPFDFVAADAAFDFAAFVPLQLRAVLAAGRAGRLNQMRAILVGGAGAEPSLLVEIQQLTVPVYLTYGMTETASHVALRRLNGPDASPHYRGLPGLHLGQDERGCLTVRGDVTDDQLIVTNDRIDLLDKHTFDWLGRADFVINSGGVKVQAEKVEQVLDVALAELGQLRRAFVAGRPDERLGQAVTAYVEGEPLPTPLEKRLLALLAERLGKYEVPKSVGYVPAFKTTASGKLDRAATLRGDGRGRRG, from the coding sequence ATGCCTTCCCCTTCCCTCCCCACTTCTCTGCTGCTCAACGGCCGCGAGTTCAGCTACGCCAGCCTTCAGCAGAGCCCTACCCCCCCCGTTTCCCTCAACGGCTACGAGGCCAAGGTGCTCGAGCTGCTGCGCCAGTGGCTGCTGGGCGCGCAAGAGTTTGGGCTGCGCACCAGCGGCAGCACCGGGCAGCCACAGCTTATTACCTTGAAGCGCAGGCAATTGGCGGCTTCGGCGGCGCGCACCGGCGACTACTTCGACCTGGGGCCCGGCGACCGGGCGCTGGTCTGCCTGAACTGCGATTTTATCGGGGGCAAGATGATGCTGGTGCGCGGCCTGGAGCGCAACATGCACCTGACGGTAGTGGAGCCCCACGCCGACCCGTTTGACTTCGTGGCGGCCGACGCGGCGTTTGATTTTGCGGCCTTCGTGCCCTTGCAGCTGCGGGCCGTGCTGGCGGCGGGCCGGGCCGGGCGGCTCAACCAGATGCGGGCCATTCTGGTGGGCGGCGCGGGCGCAGAGCCGAGCTTACTCGTTGAAATTCAGCAGCTAACCGTGCCAGTATATCTTACCTACGGCATGACCGAAACGGCCTCGCACGTGGCCCTGCGCCGCCTGAACGGCCCCGACGCTTCGCCCCATTACCGGGGGCTACCCGGCCTGCACCTGGGCCAGGATGAGCGCGGCTGCCTGACCGTGCGCGGCGATGTGACCGACGACCAGCTCATCGTGACCAACGACCGCATCGACCTACTGGACAAGCACACGTTTGACTGGCTGGGGCGCGCCGATTTCGTCATCAACTCGGGCGGGGTGAAGGTGCAGGCCGAAAAGGTGGAGCAGGTGCTCGACGTGGCCCTGGCCGAGCTAGGGCAGTTGCGCCGGGCCTTCGTGGCCGGCCGGCCCGATGAGCGCCTGGGCCAGGCCGTGACGGCCTACGTGGAGGGCGAGCCGCTCCCTACCCCCCTCGAAAAGCGCCTGCTGGCCCTGCTGGCCGAGCGCCTCGGCAAGTACGAAGTGCCCAAAAGTGTGGGCTACGTGCCCGCGTTCAAAACCACGGCTTCGGGCAAACTTGACCGGGCGGCCACCCTGCGCGGCGACGGGCGCGGCCGGCGGGGGTAG
- a CDS encoding DUF481 domain-containing protein, which produces MTDYPTHKRPHFGPAVALLAALALPGRALAQQAAPADTTRAPTADTPVVAPAAGSAGGVPSSEFETYTVQASGTRYTATLTGIYSAGTVERVYFTTSHTANFKLTRHWLLPASGSFSYGKQDGLLRERELMGLLTPTYQRGRVKYYLLGDAEQSNLRAIARRFVVGAGAGYTLYADTLSNEVGISQFFLYEHTEYLNGLLREVPRGSTRLKLRLGGRGPVVLTGLLYYQPSLQNVAHDYRLNLTSGLNFNVSKHLALTAAFSYSYESIAVEGRAPGNSNLTVGFTYSAGR; this is translated from the coding sequence ATGACCGACTACCCAACGCATAAGCGGCCCCACTTTGGACCCGCCGTGGCGCTGCTGGCCGCGCTGGCACTGCCCGGCCGGGCGCTGGCGCAGCAGGCTGCTCCGGCCGATACTACCAGGGCCCCCACGGCCGATACGCCGGTGGTGGCCCCAGCCGCCGGGTCGGCGGGCGGCGTGCCCTCTTCGGAGTTTGAGACGTATACCGTGCAGGCCAGCGGCACCCGCTACACGGCCACGCTCACGGGCATTTATAGCGCGGGCACCGTGGAGCGCGTCTACTTCACCACCAGCCACACGGCCAACTTTAAGCTTACCCGGCACTGGCTGCTGCCGGCCTCGGGCTCGTTTAGCTACGGCAAGCAGGACGGGCTGCTGCGCGAGCGCGAATTGATGGGCCTGCTTACACCCACCTACCAGCGCGGCCGGGTGAAGTACTACCTGCTGGGCGATGCCGAGCAAAGCAACCTGCGGGCCATTGCGCGGCGCTTCGTGGTGGGGGCCGGCGCGGGCTACACCCTCTACGCCGATACGCTCAGTAACGAGGTGGGTATCAGCCAGTTTTTTCTTTATGAGCACACCGAGTATCTGAACGGGCTACTGCGCGAGGTGCCCCGCGGCTCCACGCGCCTCAAGTTGCGGCTGGGGGGTAGGGGGCCGGTGGTACTCACGGGCCTACTCTACTACCAGCCTTCGCTGCAAAACGTGGCCCACGACTACCGCCTGAACCTCACCAGCGGCCTTAACTTCAATGTGAGCAAGCACTTAGCCCTCACGGCTGCTTTCTCCTACTCCTACGAAAGCATTGCGGTGGAGGGCCGCGCCCCCGGCAATAGTAACCTGACCGTGGGCTTTACCTACTCGGCGGGAAGGTAG
- a CDS encoding Uma2 family endonuclease, with translation MEAIKLKTAVLDRLTDAEFFEFCQDHRDLRIERATSHQITIMPPASSETGSYNSDLITDLVLWNRQHQLGKTFDSSAGFTLSTGAMLSPDASWLAQARWDALSADDRRGFARVCPDFVAELLSPSDRLTDTMRKLEHWLEAGARLGWLIVPATESVYIFEPGQPVRPVVGFDQVLSGGSVLPGFELELRRLRPRG, from the coding sequence ATGGAAGCCATTAAGCTAAAAACCGCCGTCCTGGACCGCCTCACCGACGCGGAGTTCTTTGAGTTTTGCCAGGACCACCGCGACCTGCGCATCGAGCGCGCTACCAGCCACCAGATTACCATTATGCCCCCCGCCAGCTCCGAAACCGGTTCCTACAACAGTGACCTGATAACCGACCTGGTGCTGTGGAACCGCCAGCACCAACTAGGCAAGACCTTCGATTCGTCGGCAGGCTTCACGCTTTCGACCGGGGCCATGCTCTCGCCCGATGCCAGCTGGCTGGCCCAGGCCCGCTGGGACGCGCTGAGCGCCGACGACCGGCGTGGCTTTGCCCGCGTGTGCCCCGATTTTGTGGCCGAACTGCTCTCACCCTCCGACCGCCTCACCGACACCATGCGCAAGCTGGAGCACTGGCTGGAAGCCGGCGCGCGCCTGGGCTGGCTTATTGTACCCGCCACCGAGTCGGTGTATATTTTCGAGCCGGGCCAGCCCGTGCGGCCCGTAGTGGGCTTCGACCAGGTGCTGAGCGGCGGGTCCGTGTTGCCCGGCTTCGAGCTGGAGCTGCGGCGGCTGCGGCCCCGCGGCTAG
- a CDS encoding LytR/AlgR family response regulator transcription factor encodes MRILILEDEYPAAERLQRLLLLAAPTAQVLAVLDTVAGALAWLDQHPAPDLILSDIQLADGLSLDVFAQTLVRSPVIFTTAYDQYALQAFRANGIDYLLKPLKLPELQAALGKSELRVNSNGLSNPIFNSQLLTLNSPLERLLDALPRPQRPYKTRFLVRQGDTLLPLPTAEAAWFQSRHDTTTLATPDGRRFVVDYTLEQLESLLDPTRFFRLNRQLIAQVPAVRRLLPYFGGKLLVELSPAPTGEVLVSKEKASALKAWLEG; translated from the coding sequence TTGCGCATTCTGATTCTCGAAGACGAGTACCCCGCCGCCGAGCGCTTGCAGCGGCTGTTGCTGTTGGCCGCGCCCACGGCCCAGGTGCTGGCCGTGCTCGACACGGTGGCCGGCGCGCTAGCCTGGCTCGACCAGCACCCCGCGCCCGACCTCATCCTGAGCGACATCCAGCTGGCCGATGGCCTCAGCCTCGACGTGTTTGCCCAAACGCTGGTGCGCAGCCCGGTTATTTTCACGACCGCCTACGACCAATACGCCCTGCAAGCCTTCCGGGCCAATGGCATTGATTACCTGCTAAAGCCCCTCAAGCTGCCCGAGCTGCAAGCCGCGCTGGGGAAATCAGAATTAAGAGTTAATTCAAATGGGCTTTCTAACCCAATTTTTAACTCTCAACTCCTAACTCTTAATTCCCCCCTGGAGCGCCTGCTCGATGCCCTACCCCGCCCGCAGCGGCCGTACAAAACACGGTTTCTGGTGCGGCAGGGCGACACGCTGCTCCCCCTGCCCACGGCCGAGGCGGCCTGGTTTCAGAGCCGCCACGACACCACCACGCTCGCCACCCCCGACGGCCGCCGCTTCGTGGTCGATTATACCCTGGAGCAGCTCGAAAGCCTGCTCGACCCTACCCGCTTCTTTCGGCTCAATCGCCAGCTCATTGCCCAGGTGCCGGCCGTGCGCCGGCTGCTACCCTACTTCGGCGGTAAGCTGCTGGTGGAGCTGAGCCCCGCCCCCACCGGCGAGGTGCTGGTGAGCAAGGAAAAAGCCAGCGCCCTGAAAGCGTGGCTGGAAGGGTAG
- the menB gene encoding 1,4-dihydroxy-2-naphthoyl-CoA synthase has product MSETIEWTPIKEFQEIIFSQHGGIAKISINRPQVHNAFTPLTVDEMIEAMTICRNRTDIGVIVFTGEGGKAFCSGGDQSVRGHGGYVGGDAVPRLNVLDLQKMIRSIPKPVIAMVAGWAIGGGHVLHVVCDLTIAADNARFGQTGPNVGSFDGGFGASYLARIVGQKKAREIWFLCDQYDAQEALDMGLVNKVVPLDKLEETTVSWCHKILQKSPLALRMLKSSFNAELDGQAGIQELAGNATLLYYLSEEAKEGKNAFLEKRQPDFSKFPKFP; this is encoded by the coding sequence ATGTCTGAAACCATCGAGTGGACTCCGATTAAGGAGTTCCAGGAAATCATTTTCTCCCAGCACGGGGGCATTGCCAAAATCAGCATCAACCGGCCGCAGGTGCACAACGCCTTCACGCCGCTCACGGTGGATGAGATGATTGAGGCGATGACTATTTGCCGCAACCGCACCGATATCGGCGTAATTGTCTTCACTGGCGAGGGCGGCAAAGCCTTTTGCTCGGGCGGCGACCAGAGCGTGCGCGGCCACGGCGGCTACGTGGGCGGCGATGCCGTGCCCCGCCTCAACGTGCTGGATTTGCAGAAGATGATTCGCAGCATCCCGAAGCCCGTGATTGCGATGGTGGCCGGTTGGGCCATTGGCGGCGGGCACGTGCTGCACGTGGTGTGCGACCTGACCATTGCCGCCGACAACGCCCGCTTCGGTCAAACCGGCCCCAACGTGGGCTCGTTCGACGGCGGCTTCGGGGCAAGTTACTTGGCGCGCATCGTAGGCCAGAAAAAAGCCCGCGAAATCTGGTTTCTCTGCGACCAGTACGACGCGCAGGAAGCCCTCGACATGGGCCTGGTTAATAAGGTAGTACCGCTCGACAAGCTGGAAGAAACTACCGTGAGTTGGTGCCACAAAATCTTGCAGAAGAGCCCCCTGGCGCTGCGCATGCTGAAATCTAGCTTCAATGCTGAGCTGGATGGTCAGGCTGGTATTCAGGAGCTGGCCGGCAACGCTACCCTGCTCTATTACCTGAGCGAGGAAGCCAAAGAGGGCAAAAACGCCTTCCTCGAAAAGCGCCAGCCCGACTTCTCCAAATTCCCGAAATTCCCGTAG
- a CDS encoding LytR/AlgR family response regulator transcription factor produces the protein MLRALIVEDEPLAARRLVNLLQQQAVPFEVLGPAESVAQAVALLQAGPAPDVLFLDIHLADGLSFELFEQVRVTCPVIFTTAYDQYALRAFKVNSVDYLLKPLDEEELRTAVEKFRQRHYAANESKIGTKSSVSSTNLPAPTLDAATLATLVQQLRQPVASYKAQFVVRVGEHLKVVPVEQVAYFFSLEKTTLLQSVDGRKYVVDYTMEQLEGLLDPAQFFRLNRAFLARQAAIHDIIHYASSRLQTILKPAPPESEGPVLVSREKVSVFKSWLDK, from the coding sequence ATGCTCCGCGCGTTAATCGTTGAAGATGAGCCCTTGGCGGCCCGCCGCCTCGTCAATTTGCTGCAGCAGCAGGCCGTGCCGTTCGAGGTGTTGGGCCCGGCCGAGTCGGTGGCGCAGGCCGTGGCCCTGCTGCAAGCCGGCCCCGCGCCCGATGTGCTATTCCTGGATATTCACCTGGCCGATGGCCTCAGCTTCGAGCTATTTGAGCAGGTGCGCGTGACGTGCCCGGTTATTTTTACGACCGCCTACGACCAGTACGCGCTACGGGCCTTCAAGGTAAATAGCGTCGATTACCTGCTTAAACCACTTGACGAAGAAGAGCTTAGGACGGCCGTGGAGAAATTCCGGCAGCGCCACTATGCCGCCAATGAGTCCAAAATTGGTACAAAAAGTTCGGTTTCCAGCACAAACCTACCCGCGCCGACGCTAGATGCGGCCACCCTGGCGACGCTGGTGCAGCAGCTGCGGCAGCCCGTGGCCAGCTACAAAGCGCAGTTTGTGGTGCGCGTGGGCGAGCACCTCAAGGTAGTGCCCGTGGAGCAGGTAGCGTACTTTTTCAGCCTCGAAAAAACGACCCTATTGCAAAGTGTTGATGGTCGTAAGTACGTGGTGGACTACACGATGGAGCAGCTCGAAGGCTTGCTCGACCCCGCCCAGTTTTTCCGGCTCAACCGCGCCTTTTTGGCTCGGCAGGCCGCCATTCATGACATTATTCACTACGCCAGCTCGCGGCTGCAAACCATCCTCAAGCCCGCCCCGCCCGAAAGCGAAGGCCCCGTGCTGGTGAGCCGCGAAAAAGTCAGCGTGTTCAAGAGCTGGCTCGATAAGTAG